From the genome of Campylobacter magnus, one region includes:
- the coaD gene encoding pantetheine-phosphate adenylyltransferase produces MKCIYPGTFDPITNGHIDVIKRARRVFDKVVVAVAKSDSKNPAFSLKERIELAKIATMSIEGVEVLGFDNLLVDFVRAQGTNVVVRGLRAVSDFEYELQIGYANARLMEDFETIYFMPSLQNAFISSSIVRSVLSHDGDISSLVPSSVNEMIKKLRNAQ; encoded by the coding sequence TTGAAATGTATTTATCCTGGGACTTTTGATCCTATTACAAACGGACATATTGATGTGATTAAACGAGCTAGGCGTGTGTTTGATAAGGTCGTGGTGGCTGTGGCAAAAAGCGATAGCAAAAACCCAGCTTTTAGCCTAAAAGAGCGAATTGAATTAGCAAAAATCGCTACGATGAGCATTGAAGGCGTTGAAGTGCTAGGCTTTGATAACTTGCTAGTCGATTTCGTGCGAGCTCAGGGTACAAATGTCGTCGTGCGTGGGCTAAGGGCGGTTAGCGACTTTGAGTATGAGCTACAAATCGGCTATGCAAATGCTAGGTTAATGGAGGATTTTGAGACTATATATTTTATGCCAAGCTTACAAAATGCCTTTATTTCAAGCTCTATTGTGCGCTCTGTGCTGAGCCACGATGGCGATATCAGCTCACTTGTGCCAAGTAGCGTAAATGAAATGATAAAAAAACTTAGGAATGCGCAATGA
- a CDS encoding molybdopterin molybdotransferase MoeA, with protein sequence MKQVSEVFDLISNLEFFRDTETISIFKAFGRVSSKDIFARRDLPLFDNSALDGYAFDFASKDEPLEIVGSVFAGDEPSFELRSNQCAKIMTGAKFPKGANSVVAFEDASFDERGFLLVPKNTKQDNARKLKGEEVKSGELLLKSGKKLGAKELMLLSAQGICQISVFKEPKIALLCLGSEIKEPWQSASQNQIYNANAAGIITLLGTKGFACDYLGIIKDSKDALSLALQKALKYDIIITTAGASKGEADYAKECLEAFEFSCLLDSINFRPSKPTKIFRRENKIAIALPGNPLSAYAACLLFVLPILRRFCGEQKCLNKSYEAVLSEDVKLNPARDNLLIGKVEKAVFSPYNAGKFSPSQIMPLVRNNAISVIPAGTAELKAKNLIKFYKIY encoded by the coding sequence ATGAAACAAGTTAGTGAAGTTTTTGATCTTATTTCTAATCTAGAATTCTTTAGAGATACTGAGACAATCAGCATTTTCAAGGCTTTTGGCAGAGTGAGTTCAAAAGACATTTTTGCTAGGCGTGATTTGCCACTTTTTGATAACTCAGCCTTAGATGGTTATGCTTTTGATTTTGCTAGCAAAGATGAGCCTTTAGAGATTGTAGGTAGCGTTTTTGCTGGCGATGAGCCTAGTTTTGAGCTTAGAAGCAATCAGTGTGCTAAAATCATGACTGGCGCAAAATTTCCAAAAGGCGCAAACTCGGTTGTAGCCTTTGAGGATGCTAGCTTTGATGAGCGTGGCTTTTTGCTAGTGCCAAAAAATACTAAGCAAGATAATGCTAGAAAGCTAAAAGGCGAGGAGGTTAAAAGTGGCGAGCTACTTTTAAAATCTGGCAAAAAGCTAGGCGCAAAAGAGCTAATGCTACTTTCAGCGCAGGGCATTTGCCAAATTAGCGTATTTAAAGAGCCAAAAATCGCCCTACTTTGCCTAGGCAGCGAGATAAAAGAGCCTTGGCAAAGTGCTAGCCAAAATCAAATCTACAACGCAAACGCCGCTGGCATCATCACATTACTTGGCACAAAGGGCTTTGCTTGCGATTATTTAGGTATAATAAAAGATAGCAAAGACGCTCTAAGCCTAGCCCTACAAAAAGCTCTAAAATATGATATAATCATCACCACAGCAGGTGCTAGCAAGGGTGAGGCTGATTATGCAAAAGAGTGTTTGGAAGCTTTTGAGTTCTCTTGTTTGCTTGATAGCATTAACTTTCGTCCATCAAAGCCAACAAAGATTTTTAGGCGTGAAAATAAAATCGCTATTGCCTTGCCTGGCAATCCGCTCTCAGCCTACGCTGCGTGCTTGCTTTTTGTTTTGCCTATTTTGCGTAGGTTTTGTGGCGAGCAAAAGTGCTTGAATAAAAGCTATGAAGCAGTTTTAAGCGAAGATGTGAAGCTAAATCCTGCAAGGGATAATCTGCTAATTGGCAAAGTAGAAAAAGCTGTTTTTAGTCCTTATAATGCTGGGAAATTTAGTCCATCGCAGATAATGCCACTTGTGCGAAATAACGCTATATCCGTCATCCCAGCAGGCACAGCCGAACTAAAAGCAAAAAATTTGATAAAATTTTATAAAATCTATTGA
- a CDS encoding trimeric intracellular cation channel family protein, producing the protein MESFLIVEYIGIISASISGFLFAVRRACDLLGIFIAAFLTALGGGIMRDVLVGRELYSFTHYMPVLLVLGAMLFSAVFGLHKSSRKGLEKSLIFIATDAIDVVSFSIVGAVVALGFGLNIFGVVLIAFVNGVGGGILRDVLLNEIPWLLNTGFYGTVSLLVGLIYFGLYHLGFDGIITMFVLCAFGVILRLIAYYKNWQLPKINYEN; encoded by the coding sequence ATGGAGAGCTTTTTAATTGTTGAATATATAGGAATTATCTCAGCTAGCATTAGTGGATTTTTGTTTGCGGTGCGTAGGGCTTGCGATTTGCTTGGCATTTTTATCGCTGCTTTTCTTACAGCACTTGGCGGTGGGATTATGCGTGATGTGCTTGTGGGGCGTGAACTTTATAGCTTTACGCATTATATGCCAGTTTTGCTGGTGCTTGGTGCGATGCTGTTTTCAGCTGTGTTTGGACTTCACAAATCTAGTCGCAAGGGCTTAGAAAAAAGCCTTATTTTTATAGCAACTGACGCTATTGATGTAGTAAGCTTTTCTATCGTTGGGGCTGTGGTTGCGCTGGGTTTTGGGCTAAATATTTTTGGTGTGGTGCTAATCGCTTTTGTAAATGGCGTTGGTGGGGGAATTTTGCGTGATGTTTTATTAAATGAAATTCCTTGGCTTTTAAATACTGGATTTTACGGCACGGTTTCATTGCTTGTGGGGCTTATTTATTTTGGGCTTTATCATCTAGGCTTTGATGGCATTATTACGATGTTTGTGCTGTGTGCCTTTGGGGTGATTTTGCGCCTTATAGCATACTATAAAAACTGGCAATTACCAAAGATAAACTACGAAAATTAA
- the hisS gene encoding histidine--tRNA ligase yields MINSLRGMRDFLDNDGALYERVVGVCAKVAQNFGFTFIETPKLEETALFRRSVGESSDIVGKEMYEFSDKGGESICLRPEGTAGVVRAFLQAKLDKAGGIKRWFYHGSMFRYERPQRGRQREFHQFGIECFGISDAREDAAIIILAKRILDELGIKATLKLNSLGNKESMSEFKTKLESYAKGCANELCEDCARRINTNILRILDCKNEKCQALLKDAPSVLDSLDDECKKDFELVQNLLKNAGVEYELDDRLVRGLDYYSKSAFEFVSDEIGAKAAVIGGGRYDGLISELGGKPTPAVGWAMGIERIMEILGAKESATQRDGIYLCALEPTFIDEIFALGCELRKTHKVEISYEAKAPAKHLSLADKKGAKVFLCLGSDEKAKGEIWYKNLENKSEKHIKISELKGAL; encoded by the coding sequence ATGATAAACTCGCTTCGTGGTATGAGAGATTTTTTAGATAATGATGGGGCTTTGTATGAGCGTGTGGTAGGTGTTTGTGCGAAGGTAGCACAAAACTTTGGCTTTACTTTTATTGAGACACCAAAGCTAGAAGAAACCGCACTTTTTCGCCGCTCAGTTGGCGAGAGCAGCGATATAGTAGGCAAAGAGATGTATGAGTTTAGCGACAAGGGCGGAGAGAGCATTTGCTTGCGCCCTGAGGGCACAGCTGGGGTTGTGCGAGCATTTTTACAAGCCAAGCTTGATAAAGCTGGCGGCATAAAGCGCTGGTTTTACCATGGCTCTATGTTTCGCTACGAACGACCGCAGCGTGGTCGTCAGCGTGAGTTTCATCAGTTTGGCATAGAGTGTTTTGGCATAAGCGACGCGCGCGAAGACGCTGCTATCATCATACTAGCAAAAAGAATTCTAGATGAGCTTGGCATAAAGGCTACTTTGAAGCTAAACTCGCTGGGAAATAAAGAGAGTATGAGCGAGTTTAAAACAAAGCTAGAAAGCTACGCAAAGGGCTGCGCTAACGAGCTTTGCGAGGATTGTGCTAGGCGCATAAATACAAATATATTAAGAATTCTAGATTGTAAAAATGAAAAATGTCAGGCTCTTTTAAAAGATGCTCCAAGCGTGCTTGATAGCCTTGATGATGAGTGTAAAAAGGACTTTGAGCTAGTCCAAAATCTGCTAAAAAACGCTGGCGTAGAATACGAACTAGATGATAGGCTAGTGCGTGGGCTAGATTATTATAGTAAGAGCGCATTTGAGTTTGTAAGCGATGAAATAGGCGCAAAAGCAGCTGTTATCGGCGGTGGGCGATATGATGGGTTAATTAGCGAGCTTGGTGGCAAGCCTACACCTGCTGTTGGCTGGGCTATGGGGATTGAGCGCATAATGGAAATTTTAGGCGCAAAAGAAAGTGCCACTCAGCGTGATGGCATTTATCTTTGCGCCTTGGAACCTACTTTCATTGATGAGATTTTCGCACTTGGCTGTGAGCTTAGAAAAACTCATAAAGTAGAAATCAGCTACGAGGCAAAAGCTCCAGCAAAGCACTTGAGCCTAGCTGATAAAAAAGGCGCAAAAGTCTTTCTCTGTCTTGGCAGCGATGAGAAGGCAAAGGGCGAAATCTGGTATAAAAACCTAGAAAATAAAAGCGAAAAACACATTAAAATTAGCGAGTTAAAGGGGGCATTATGA
- the speA gene encoding biosynthetic arginine decarboxylase — MRDDYGLNIWANGDFIIEKGKICLNTPSKPALQDMIEKIREDGIRGPILLRFPHLIAKQISELYTNFKAAMSEFDYGGNFCAVYPLKVNQYPGFVGNLVEIGKKYGYGLEAGSKAELLLAMAYNELGSPITVNGFKDKELINLGFIAAEMGHNITITIEGLGELETIIETAKNRFKPKPNIGLRIRLHSGGSGIWAKSGGINSKFGLTSTELIEAVKLLSKNGLIEHFNMIHFHIGSQIKEIGPLKKALQEAGNIYAELRKMGAKNLSAINLGGGLAIEYSQFKHKETKNYTLKEYANDVVFLLQNIAAQKNEPVPDIFVESGRFVAASHAVLTAPVLELFSQEYSEKKLQLKKKNPPLISELHDLYTNINKSNAIEYLHDATSHLDSVLTLFDLGYVDLEDRSNAEILVHLIVRKTISILNDKDDYADLRRIQNEIQERYLVNFSIFQSMPDFWGLKQHFPIAPLKHLDERPTLSASIWDITCDSDGEIGFDSKDNPLFLHDIDISKEPYFLGFFLVGAYQEVLGMSHNLFTHPTEAIIVPTENGYEIKELIEAQSIMDILYDLDYDIDAIRSELNRRIEASNSVSEKAKKQILGELYLFLNANGYLRTVQ; from the coding sequence ATGAGAGATGATTATGGATTAAATATTTGGGCAAATGGTGATTTTATCATAGAAAAAGGCAAAATCTGTCTAAATACACCTAGCAAGCCAGCCTTACAAGACATGATAGAAAAAATCCGTGAAGACGGCATAAGAGGCCCTATTTTGCTGCGTTTTCCGCACCTTATAGCTAAACAAATAAGCGAACTTTATACAAACTTTAAAGCCGCTATGAGCGAGTTTGACTATGGTGGCAACTTCTGCGCTGTCTATCCACTAAAAGTAAATCAATACCCAGGCTTTGTAGGAAATCTAGTAGAAATTGGCAAAAAATACGGCTACGGCTTAGAGGCTGGAAGCAAGGCTGAGCTACTTCTAGCCATGGCATACAACGAGCTTGGCTCGCCTATTACGGTAAATGGCTTTAAGGATAAGGAGCTTATTAATCTTGGCTTTATCGCAGCTGAAATGGGGCATAATATCACTATCACAATCGAAGGTCTTGGCGAGCTAGAGACTATAATTGAAACTGCTAAAAACCGCTTTAAACCAAAGCCAAATATCGGTCTGCGCATTCGCTTACATAGCGGCGGCAGCGGTATTTGGGCAAAAAGCGGTGGCATAAACTCAAAGTTTGGACTAACATCAACCGAGCTAATAGAAGCTGTCAAACTGCTTAGCAAAAATGGCCTAATAGAGCATTTTAACATGATTCACTTTCACATCGGCTCGCAAATAAAAGAAATCGGCCCACTAAAAAAAGCCCTACAAGAAGCCGGCAATATCTACGCAGAACTACGCAAAATGGGCGCAAAAAACCTGAGTGCTATCAACCTTGGCGGCGGCCTAGCTATAGAATACTCGCAGTTTAAGCACAAAGAGACCAAAAACTACACGCTAAAAGAATACGCAAATGATGTCGTTTTTTTGCTTCAAAACATAGCCGCGCAAAAAAACGAGCCTGTGCCTGATATATTCGTAGAAAGCGGCCGCTTTGTAGCAGCAAGCCACGCTGTGCTAACTGCGCCTGTTTTAGAGCTTTTTAGCCAAGAATACAGCGAAAAAAAACTCCAGCTAAAAAAGAAAAATCCACCACTCATAAGCGAGCTACACGACCTATACACAAACATAAATAAAAGCAACGCAATCGAGTATCTCCACGATGCTACCTCGCACCTTGATAGCGTGCTTACGCTCTTTGATCTAGGCTATGTAGATTTAGAGGACCGCTCAAATGCTGAAATACTCGTCCATCTAATCGTACGAAAGACAATTAGCATTCTAAATGACAAGGACGACTACGCCGACCTTCGCCGCATCCAAAACGAAATTCAAGAGCGCTATCTAGTAAATTTTAGCATTTTTCAAAGCATGCCTGATTTTTGGGGGCTTAAACAGCATTTTCCTATCGCTCCACTTAAGCACCTTGATGAGCGCCCTACGCTCTCAGCTTCTATTTGGGATATCACCTGCGATAGCGACGGCGAAATCGGCTTTGATAGCAAGGACAATCCGCTTTTCCTACACGATATAGATATCAGCAAAGAGCCGTATTTTCTAGGCTTTTTCTTAGTTGGTGCGTATCAAGAGGTGCTTGGCATGAGTCACAATCTTTTTACCCACCCAACAGAAGCTATAATCGTGCCAACTGAGAATGGCTATGAGATAAAAGAGCTAATAGAAGCCCAAAGCATAATGGATATTTTATATGACCTAGACTACGATATAGACGCTATCCGCAGCGAGCTAAACCGCCGGATAGAAGCCTCAAATAGCGTGAGCGAAAAAGCCAAAAAGCAGATTTTAGGCGAGCTATATCTATTCTTAAACGCAAATGGATATTTGCGAACGGTTCAGTAA
- a CDS encoding P-II family nitrogen regulator: MKLITAIIRPYKLEDVRSELENIGIKGITISEVQGFGNTKGHAENYRGVQVLVEYIPKIKVEIACSDAEYERTIEAIIKGAKTGGIGDGKIFVRNLEQVIRIRTGESGDDAI, translated from the coding sequence ATGAAGCTTATAACAGCGATTATACGGCCATACAAGCTAGAAGATGTTCGCAGTGAGCTAGAGAATATAGGCATAAAGGGCATCACCATAAGCGAAGTTCAAGGCTTTGGCAATACAAAAGGACATGCTGAAAACTACCGTGGCGTTCAGGTATTAGTAGAGTATATCCCTAAAATAAAGGTAGAAATCGCCTGCAGTGACGCTGAATACGAACGAACGATTGAGGCGATAATCAAAGGCGCAAAAACCGGCGGCATAGGCGATGGTAAGATTTTTGTAAGAAATCTAGAACAAGTGATACGCATTCGCACGGGTGAAAGTGGCGATGATGCTATCTAG
- a CDS encoding flagellar hook-basal body protein, whose translation MNNGYYQATGAMVTQFNRLDVITQNLANVNTIGYKRQDVVIADFERIFKETRDELPLDNHTKDAAKFLARSIDRVPNINDVYTDFSAGGLKASTNALDVAIVREDAFLLVQTPAGETRLTKNGALTLDPDGYIVTKEGYRVLNAGYEALPDNARGIQVPNNVQIAITPNGDVYGDEVQLGRLYIAQPRDLRTLKQEGDNLYIPAYPEDVTDTENSGALRQGFVQMSNVNPVTQMVNLIETQRLVESYQKVMTTHMNDLNNEAITKLGSIRA comes from the coding sequence ATGAATAACGGCTATTATCAAGCCACAGGTGCGATGGTTACGCAGTTTAACCGCCTTGATGTAATCACCCAAAACCTAGCAAATGTAAACACCATAGGCTACAAACGCCAAGATGTGGTTATCGCTGATTTTGAGCGGATTTTCAAAGAAACGCGCGATGAGCTGCCACTAGATAATCACACAAAAGACGCCGCAAAGTTCCTAGCTCGCAGCATAGATAGAGTGCCAAATATCAATGATGTCTACACGGACTTTAGCGCAGGTGGCTTAAAAGCTAGCACAAACGCTCTTGATGTGGCTATCGTGCGTGAGGATGCATTTTTACTCGTCCAAACTCCAGCTGGTGAGACTAGACTAACAAAAAATGGAGCACTAACCCTTGATCCTGATGGCTATATAGTCACAAAAGAGGGCTATAGAGTGCTAAATGCAGGCTATGAAGCCCTGCCTGATAACGCTCGTGGCATCCAAGTGCCAAATAATGTTCAAATCGCAATCACGCCAAATGGCGATGTATACGGCGATGAAGTCCAGCTAGGCAGGCTCTATATCGCTCAGCCAAGAGACCTTCGCACGCTAAAGCAAGAGGGCGATAATCTCTACATCCCAGCCTACCCTGAGGATGTAACTGACACTGAAAATAGCGGTGCCTTGCGCCAAGGCTTTGTGCAGATGTCAAATGTAAATCCAGTCACGCAAATGGTAAATCTCATCGAAACCCAGCGCCTAGTAGAGAGCTACCAAAAAGTAATGACAACGCACATGAACGACCTGAACAACGAAGCAATAACAAAACTAGGCTCAATTAGAGCCTAA
- a CDS encoding aminotransferase class III-fold pyridoxal phosphate-dependent enzyme, which produces MLMKNYARVDLSFVKGKGSVLKDSRGKKYIDFASGIGVCSLGHGHKGLAKVISKQAKTLIHTSNIYRIEPQERLAHKMSRLLGGDYSLFFGNSGAEANECAIKLARKWGYKHGKSGIISLANSFHGRTISTLKLTGQDKFHPEHFAPYPEDISFCASIDEMMTKATANTAAIIIELVQGEGGINPLDKTAVKNLARFCQQNKILLITDEVQCGCYRTGEFVTSKLYDIHPDIITFAKGLAGGVPIGACACRHDIFEAGDHGSTFGGNFLSTAAALFVLDELEGMRESGELEQNIRAFESGLESIASEFGGIIKRRVGLGLMQGLELKDESKLGEIFNAALANGLLILKSGKATLRFLPPLNISAKEMKKGFKRLKKAIASV; this is translated from the coding sequence ATGCTAATGAAAAACTACGCTAGAGTTGATCTAAGCTTTGTAAAAGGCAAGGGCTCTGTGCTAAAAGACAGCCGTGGCAAAAAATACATAGACTTTGCTAGCGGTATAGGCGTGTGCTCTTTGGGTCATGGTCACAAAGGGCTTGCTAAGGTCATCTCAAAGCAGGCAAAAACGCTAATTCACACCTCAAATATCTACCGCATAGAACCGCAAGAACGCCTAGCGCATAAGATGAGCAGATTGCTTGGTGGGGATTATTCGCTGTTTTTTGGCAATAGTGGTGCTGAGGCAAATGAGTGTGCGATAAAACTAGCTCGCAAATGGGGCTACAAGCACGGCAAAAGCGGCATTATCAGCCTTGCTAATTCATTTCACGGACGCACGATTTCTACATTAAAGCTAACCGGACAAGATAAGTTTCACCCTGAGCATTTTGCGCCTTATCCTGAGGATATTAGCTTTTGTGCGAGTATAGATGAGATGATGACAAAGGCTACTGCAAACACAGCAGCTATCATCATCGAGCTAGTCCAAGGCGAGGGCGGCATAAATCCGCTTGATAAAACTGCGGTTAAAAATCTAGCTAGATTTTGCCAGCAAAATAAAATTTTGCTTATCACAGATGAGGTTCAGTGTGGCTGCTACCGCACAGGAGAGTTTGTTACAAGTAAGCTTTATGATATTCATCCTGATATCATTACCTTTGCCAAAGGTCTAGCTGGCGGCGTGCCGATAGGGGCTTGTGCGTGTAGGCATGATATTTTTGAGGCTGGCGATCATGGTAGCACTTTTGGGGGCAATTTTCTTAGCACCGCAGCTGCGCTTTTTGTGCTGGATGAGCTTGAGGGCATGCGTGAAAGTGGCGAGCTAGAGCAGAATATCAGGGCTTTTGAGAGTGGGTTAGAGAGCATTGCTAGCGAGTTTGGGGGCATCATCAAACGCCGCGTGGGGCTTGGGCTCATGCAAGGGCTGGAGCTAAAAGATGAGAGTAAGCTTGGAGAGATTTTTAACGCTGCTTTGGCTAATGGTCTGCTGATACTAAAATCTGGCAAGGCTACTTTGCGCTTTTTGCCGCCATTAAATATCAGCGCAAAAGAGATGAAAAAGGGCTTTAAAAGGCTTAAAAAAGCCATTGCTTCTGTGTAA
- the flgA gene encoding flagellar basal body P-ring formation chaperone FlgA: MPSDIASYRLENIIITSINGAKGGAKATFSKDGAGLNINFKFEMSAQMQVLFATTDIAKNEAISEANSKILPIEIQNYDQIMLKEIPAGKLAKNNIKAGAPIRQNNILSPKDVLRGDELIVEIRDGGVSVQTTGIATTDANIGDVIEIRMGSARQKAQITAKNKAVIK; the protein is encoded by the coding sequence GTGCCAAGCGATATCGCAAGCTACAGACTTGAAAACATAATCATCACAAGCATAAATGGCGCAAAAGGCGGCGCAAAAGCTACTTTTAGCAAGGATGGTGCTGGGCTAAATATCAACTTCAAGTTTGAGATGAGTGCACAAATGCAAGTGCTCTTTGCCACCACTGATATAGCAAAAAACGAAGCTATCAGCGAAGCAAATAGCAAAATCTTGCCAATAGAAATACAAAACTACGACCAAATCATGCTTAAAGAGATCCCAGCTGGCAAGCTAGCCAAAAACAATATAAAAGCCGGTGCGCCGATACGCCAAAACAATATCCTAAGCCCAAAAGATGTGCTGCGTGGTGATGAGCTGATAGTAGAAATAAGAGATGGTGGGGTGAGCGTGCAAACAACAGGCATTGCCACAACTGATGCAAATATCGGCGATGTAATAGAAATCCGCATGGGTTCAGCTCGCCAAAAAGCGCAAATCACAGCCAAAAATAAAGCCGTGATAAAGTAA
- the tmk gene encoding dTMP kinase, which translates to MIVYFEGIDGVGKSTQIALLKEQFKDAIATCEPGGTELGKKLREMIFKGKICSKAELFLFLADRAQHYASVLAPNKNALVLSDRGFVSGIAYGADSAPIDELVYLNKFALNNDFEAKFVFFKADEKLIHERLMKRAGSDSIEKRGIEYLMRVQGYMEIVLKDLELNYIEINANDEISAINAKIVDFIKANL; encoded by the coding sequence ATGATAGTGTATTTTGAAGGCATTGATGGGGTTGGCAAAAGCACGCAAATAGCCCTTTTAAAAGAGCAGTTTAAAGATGCCATTGCTACTTGCGAACCGGGTGGTACTGAGCTTGGCAAAAAGCTTAGAGAGATGATTTTTAAAGGTAAGATTTGCTCTAAGGCTGAGCTATTTTTGTTCTTAGCTGACCGCGCACAGCACTATGCTAGCGTGCTTGCGCCAAACAAAAATGCTCTTGTTTTAAGCGACCGTGGCTTTGTCTCTGGCATTGCTTACGGCGCGGATAGTGCCCCGATTGATGAGCTGGTTTATCTTAATAAATTTGCTCTAAATAATGATTTTGAAGCTAAGTTTGTGTTTTTTAAAGCTGATGAAAAGCTAATACACGAAAGACTGATGAAAAGAGCCGGCAGCGATAGCATAGAAAAGCGTGGAATAGAATATCTTATGAGAGTTCAAGGCTACATGGAGATTGTGCTAAAAGACCTTGAATTAAATTATATAGAAATAAACGCAAATGATGAAATATCAGCGATAAATGCTAAAATAGTTGATTTTATAAAGGCTAATTTATGA
- a CDS encoding DedA family protein, which yields MDAIVNFLTDMVASWGYTGIVLLMALESSFFPFPSEVVMIPAGILVAQGQMSAVLAVLSGIFGSLLGAIFNYYLCYFFGRSLVEKYGKFVGISEKKMKKFEDFFEKHGEISTFSCRLLPAIRQYISLPAGLAKMNIWRFCVFTSLGAGIWVAILVALGMLFSANKALIDEYLHYIVIILALFVFVLCSIYFYKKRVKS from the coding sequence ATGGATGCAATTGTAAATTTTTTAACAGATATGGTAGCTAGCTGGGGATACACTGGAATCGTGCTTTTAATGGCATTAGAGAGTTCATTTTTCCCTTTTCCTAGTGAGGTGGTGATGATACCAGCTGGAATTCTAGTAGCGCAGGGGCAGATGAGTGCTGTTTTGGCGGTGCTTAGCGGTATTTTTGGCTCGCTTTTAGGGGCTATATTTAACTACTATTTATGCTACTTTTTTGGGCGAAGTTTAGTAGAAAAATATGGCAAATTCGTAGGCATCAGCGAAAAAAAGATGAAAAAATTTGAAGATTTTTTTGAAAAACACGGAGAGATTTCAACCTTTTCTTGTAGGCTTTTGCCAGCAATTCGCCAGTATATCAGCCTCCCAGCAGGTCTAGCAAAGATGAATATTTGGCGTTTTTGCGTTTTTACTAGCCTTGGGGCTGGCATTTGGGTAGCAATTTTAGTAGCACTTGGAATGCTTTTTAGCGCAAATAAGGCTTTGATTGATGAGTATTTGCATTATATAGTAATTATCTTAGCCCTTTTTGTTTTTGTGCTTTGTTCTATTTATTTTTACAAAAAACGAGTGAAATCATGA
- the flgG gene encoding flagellar basal-body rod protein FlgG has translation MVRSLFTAATGMIAQQTQVDVTSHNIANVNTMGYKKNRAEFADLMYQVMSYAGTPTSTTTTHPTGIEVGLGVRPQAITKIHSQGYFKETGNNLDMVIAGNGFFQVQMPDGTTAYTRNGAWKLDSDGNIVNDDGLQLVPNITIPADATQIAIGIDGTVSVLQPGAQEMQQVGQIEIVNFINPAGLHSSGDNLFLETGASGAPIIGIAGQDGLGQIKQGFVEMSNVQLVEEMTELITGQRAYEANSKAITTSDAMLQTTNELKR, from the coding sequence ATGGTAAGATCACTATTTACAGCTGCCACTGGCATGATAGCACAACAAACACAAGTAGATGTTACCTCTCACAACATCGCAAATGTAAATACAATGGGATATAAGAAAAATAGAGCTGAGTTTGCCGATCTAATGTATCAAGTAATGAGCTATGCTGGCACGCCTACAAGCACGACTACCACGCACCCAACTGGCATCGAAGTAGGACTTGGCGTGCGTCCGCAGGCGATAACAAAAATTCACAGCCAAGGGTATTTTAAAGAAACTGGAAATAACCTTGATATGGTAATTGCTGGCAATGGCTTTTTTCAAGTACAAATGCCAGATGGCACCACAGCTTATACAAGAAATGGTGCTTGGAAGCTAGATAGTGATGGAAATATCGTAAATGACGACGGACTACAATTAGTGCCAAACATCACAATCCCAGCTGATGCCACGCAAATCGCTATCGGTATAGACGGCACTGTAAGCGTGCTCCAGCCAGGTGCGCAAGAAATGCAACAAGTAGGACAAATCGAGATAGTAAACTTCATAAACCCAGCCGGACTTCACTCAAGTGGCGATAATCTATTTTTAGAAACAGGCGCAAGCGGCGCGCCTATCATAGGAATAGCCGGTCAAGACGGACTTGGACAGATAAAACAAGGCTTTGTAGAGATGAGCAATGTCCAGCTAGTAGAGGAAATGACCGAGCTAATCACCGGTCAGCGTGCCTACGAAGCAAACTCAAAGGCGATCACAACCAGCGATGCTATGCTCCAAACTACAAATGAATTAAAACGATAA